One Halorientalis litorea DNA segment encodes these proteins:
- a CDS encoding halocyanin domain-containing protein → MSNRNAGVSRRGFLAGAAGGAAVATAGTAAGQETTTGQGTDAGTATGTAEGEERPDFGGYLDDVGNFTGIEDLRGEDEVTVEVGAQGNGGAFAFAPPAIHVDPGTTVVWEWTGEGGQHNVVHEGGDFESELVGDAGTTFEYTFDEDGVYNYYCQPHKALGMKAAVVVGSDYPTTTDPLPGQDSTETPTEGGGGEGDGESGGGGGGEPDFGGYLSDANNYDGVVDATGQDEVTVDVGAGDTGLAFGPAAVHVDAGATVVWEWTGEGGAHNVVAEDADFESGSPVGQAGNTYEYTFEEDGVYNYYCQPHKGSGMLGSVVVGTDYPTVGGDSGGGGGGGGGPSFPDSALSIGVATSFVMSATLGLAYFFMKYGGDYETPQ, encoded by the coding sequence ATGAGCAACCGTAACGCGGGCGTCTCGCGGCGCGGGTTCCTCGCCGGCGCGGCGGGGGGCGCGGCAGTCGCGACAGCAGGGACTGCGGCCGGGCAGGAAACGACGACGGGACAGGGCACCGACGCCGGGACGGCGACGGGCACTGCCGAGGGCGAGGAACGCCCCGACTTCGGCGGCTACCTCGACGACGTGGGGAACTTCACGGGTATCGAGGACCTGCGCGGAGAGGACGAGGTGACCGTCGAAGTCGGGGCGCAGGGCAACGGCGGCGCGTTCGCGTTCGCCCCGCCGGCTATCCACGTCGACCCCGGAACGACCGTCGTCTGGGAGTGGACCGGCGAGGGCGGCCAGCACAACGTCGTCCACGAGGGCGGCGACTTCGAGAGCGAACTGGTCGGAGACGCGGGGACCACCTTCGAGTACACCTTCGACGAAGACGGCGTGTACAACTACTACTGCCAACCACACAAGGCACTCGGGATGAAGGCAGCCGTCGTCGTCGGCTCCGACTACCCGACGACGACCGACCCGCTCCCGGGACAGGACAGCACCGAGACGCCCACCGAGGGAGGCGGTGGAGAGGGCGACGGCGAGAGCGGCGGCGGTGGCGGCGGTGAACCCGACTTCGGCGGCTACCTCAGCGACGCGAACAACTACGACGGCGTGGTCGACGCGACCGGACAGGACGAGGTGACCGTCGACGTGGGTGCTGGCGACACGGGCCTCGCGTTCGGCCCGGCGGCGGTCCACGTCGACGCGGGCGCGACAGTCGTCTGGGAGTGGACCGGCGAGGGCGGTGCCCACAACGTCGTCGCCGAAGACGCCGACTTCGAGTCGGGGTCGCCCGTCGGACAGGCCGGCAACACCTACGAGTACACCTTCGAGGAGGACGGCGTCTACAACTACTACTGCCAGCCTCACAAGGGCAGTGGCATGCTCGGCTCCGTCGTCGTCGGCACCGACTACCCCACCGTCGGCGGCGATAGCGGTGGCGGCGGTGGCGGCGGTGGCGGACCGTCGTTCCCCGACAGCGCGCTGTCCATCGGCGTCGCGACGTCGTTCGTGATGTCCGCGACGCTCGGCCTCGCGTACTTCTTCATGAAGTACGGTGGCGACTACGAGACACCGCAGTAG
- a CDS encoding DUF7541 family protein yields MDEDPGLSAQYRRASPWPVFVAVGLALSEVGIIVGIFAIAVGGLLLFAGSVAGILNESGYTAGLWWPLVGFGIALSAIGGGLVVSEVGFAFDVMAAAVASPGTAGTLVPRALAIALAGAILLVAGGTGRALDTSVVEA; encoded by the coding sequence ATGGACGAAGACCCCGGATTGAGTGCTCAGTACCGAAGAGCGAGCCCGTGGCCGGTGTTCGTCGCCGTCGGCCTCGCACTCTCGGAGGTCGGTATCATCGTCGGCATCTTCGCCATCGCGGTCGGTGGTCTCCTGCTGTTCGCCGGGAGCGTCGCCGGCATCCTCAACGAGTCCGGGTACACCGCCGGACTCTGGTGGCCACTCGTCGGGTTCGGCATCGCGCTCTCGGCCATCGGTGGCGGCCTCGTCGTCTCTGAGGTCGGGTTCGCGTTCGACGTGATGGCCGCTGCCGTCGCCAGCCCCGGCACCGCGGGGACCCTCGTTCCGCGCGCGCTCGCAATCGCGCTCGCCGGTGCAATCCTCCTCGTGGCCGGTGGGACGGGCCGCGCACTCGACACCTCCGTCGTCGAGGCCTGA
- a CDS encoding DUF6684 family protein, which yields MGLTPFDRETLLDLTVNVIPLGILGFFILAFIVVNPFGWDPVISTIQFAIVGSMFVLLTILTYYAGKAISDAEAEMEAAEAAEGTDAETDESTA from the coding sequence ATGGGACTGACTCCGTTCGACCGGGAAACGTTGCTCGACCTCACTGTCAACGTCATCCCGCTCGGTATCCTCGGGTTCTTCATCCTCGCGTTCATCGTGGTGAACCCGTTCGGCTGGGACCCGGTCATCTCGACCATCCAGTTCGCCATCGTCGGCAGTATGTTCGTCCTTCTCACCATCCTCACCTACTACGCGGGGAAAGCCATCTCCGACGCGGAAGCGGAGATGGAGGCCGCCGAAGCCGCCGAAGGTACCGACGCGGAAACCGACGAATCGACCGCCTGA